One Streptomyces sp. V4I8 genomic window carries:
- the istB gene encoding IS21-like element helper ATPase IstB yields the protein MATKQTANGRDVSSELVYLTKALKAPALRDAAARLAERARDEGWSHEEYLAACLQREVAARDSHGAEGRIRAARFPSRKSLEDFDFDHQRSVKREVIAHLGTLDFVVGKENVIFLGPPGTGKTHLATGLGIRACQAGHRVAFATAAQWVTRLAEAHHVGRLSDELTRLGRIPLIIVDEVGYIPFEPEAANLFFQFISGRYERASVIVTSNKPFGRWGEVFVDDTVAAAMNDRLVHHAEVISLKGDSYRMRGRDLGRVPTANTGE from the coding sequence ATGGCCACCAAACAGACCGCGAACGGCCGCGACGTCTCCTCCGAACTCGTCTATCTGACCAAGGCGTTGAAGGCGCCCGCGTTGCGGGACGCGGCCGCCCGGCTCGCCGAACGAGCCCGCGACGAGGGCTGGAGCCATGAGGAGTATCTGGCCGCCTGCCTGCAGCGGGAAGTCGCCGCCCGCGACAGCCACGGCGCCGAGGGCCGCATCCGCGCGGCCCGCTTCCCCTCCCGCAAGTCACTCGAGGACTTCGACTTCGACCACCAGCGATCCGTGAAACGCGAGGTCATCGCCCATCTGGGAACGCTGGACTTCGTGGTCGGCAAGGAAAACGTGATCTTCCTGGGGCCGCCCGGCACCGGCAAAACCCACCTCGCCACCGGGCTCGGCATCCGGGCCTGCCAGGCCGGCCACCGGGTCGCCTTCGCCACCGCCGCCCAATGGGTGACCCGCCTCGCCGAAGCCCACCACGTGGGCAGACTCAGCGACGAATTGACCCGTCTGGGCCGGATCCCGCTGATCATCGTGGACGAGGTTGGCTACATCCCCTTCGAACCCGAGGCAGCCAACCTGTTCTTCCAGTTCATCTCGGGTCGCTACGAACGCGCCTCGGTGATCGTGACCAGCAACAAGCCGTTCGGACGCTGGGGCGAGGTCTTCGTCGACGACACCGTCGCCGCCGCGATGAACGACCGCCTCGTCCACCACGCCGAAGTGATCTCGCTCAAGGGCGACAGCTACCGCATGCGCGGCCGCGACCTCGGACGAGTTCCCACGGCCAACACCGGGGAATGA
- a CDS encoding LCP family protein yields MVAAVGASVFLDLDGNIQVLDIEGKIGDRRPVSLSHQARNILVVGSDSRMGANAKYGHGLESMQSDTLMLVHIAANREWATLVSLPRDSYVEIPACDRGDGTQSTPHHFKINEAFSIGGADGDIGGAVACTIKTVERNSGLHIDHFVVVDFQGFKGMVSALGGIEVCLSEPIHDAGAQLDLDTGCQTVKDEEALGYVRARYSLGDGSDTGRIGRQQEFMDALLRQARQKLTTPSALYGFLDSATKSLTMDRKLAEVQSLYDLALSFNSIPRDRITFLTVPNYPREVEVPTDKANVVWRYPQAQALFMSLAMDNEVDPRKLESAEVIPRRSPLPST; encoded by the coding sequence ATGGTGGCCGCTGTCGGGGCCTCGGTGTTTCTCGATCTGGACGGCAACATCCAAGTCTTGGACATCGAGGGCAAGATCGGCGACAGACGCCCGGTCAGTCTCAGCCATCAGGCCCGGAACATCCTGGTCGTGGGCTCGGACAGCCGCATGGGGGCGAACGCTAAGTACGGTCATGGCTTGGAGAGCATGCAGTCGGACACTTTGATGCTGGTGCACATCGCAGCCAACCGGGAATGGGCCACACTGGTATCCCTGCCACGCGACTCCTATGTGGAGATCCCGGCCTGCGACCGTGGTGACGGCACTCAGTCCACGCCCCACCATTTCAAGATCAATGAGGCGTTTTCCATCGGCGGTGCGGATGGAGACATCGGTGGTGCGGTCGCCTGCACCATCAAGACGGTTGAGAGGAACTCCGGTCTGCACATCGATCACTTCGTGGTCGTCGACTTCCAGGGATTCAAGGGCATGGTCAGCGCTCTCGGCGGCATTGAGGTCTGTCTCAGCGAACCGATTCACGATGCCGGCGCACAGCTCGACCTCGACACTGGCTGCCAAACCGTCAAGGACGAGGAGGCTCTTGGCTACGTCCGTGCCCGTTACAGCCTCGGCGATGGAAGTGACACGGGCCGCATCGGTCGCCAACAGGAGTTCATGGACGCCCTTCTCCGCCAGGCTCGGCAGAAGCTGACGACCCCCAGCGCCTTATATGGGTTTTTGGATTCTGCAACAAAGTCACTCACCATGGACAGAAAGCTGGCTGAAGTCCAGTCGCTGTACGACCTCGCACTGAGTTTCAATAGTATCCCAAGGGACCGCATTACCTTTCTGACTGTTCCGAACTACCCCCGGGAGGTGGAAGTCCCGACGGATAAGGCCAACGTCGTGTGGCGATACCCCCAGGCTCAGGCCCTCTTCATGTCGCTCGCCATGGACAACGAAGTGGACCCGCGGAAGCTGGAATCGGCCGAGGTCATCCCCAGGAGAAGCCCCCTTCCGTCGACTTGA
- a CDS encoding DUF3159 domain-containing protein — protein sequence MTTFVKPTSDVEQPQSDDARAVTEAALYKAFGGVRGMVETSLPGLLFVSIFTVNKSLPVSAIAALAVSLVLVVMRLRRKNTLKHALIGVVGVAFGVVFAMMTGNAKSFYLPGMLYTLGLGLAYIVTTLAGVPLVGLILGPVFKENLSWRTRNPGRKRAYAKASWAWGLILLAKCAILFPLYWWSDTSQLGWVMIALKIPPFLLALWLTWIFLTKAPAPIDVLAEMEPETRPAGERNALMATRSGKTAGGRHRREV from the coding sequence ATGACGACCTTCGTCAAACCGACCTCAGACGTCGAACAGCCTCAGTCGGATGACGCCCGCGCAGTTACCGAAGCCGCGCTTTACAAGGCGTTCGGTGGTGTCCGCGGAATGGTCGAGACGTCCCTGCCGGGACTCCTCTTCGTCTCAATCTTCACGGTCAACAAGAGTCTGCCGGTTTCAGCGATCGCCGCGCTAGCCGTCTCCTTAGTGCTGGTGGTGATGCGGTTAAGACGCAAGAACACCCTCAAGCACGCTCTGATCGGTGTGGTAGGCGTAGCGTTCGGGGTCGTTTTCGCGATGATGACCGGCAACGCCAAAAGCTTCTACCTGCCCGGCATGCTCTACACGTTGGGTCTCGGCTTGGCCTATATCGTGACCACCCTTGCAGGCGTCCCCCTGGTCGGCCTCATCCTCGGGCCGGTCTTCAAGGAGAACCTCTCCTGGCGGACCCGCAACCCCGGCCGCAAGAGAGCCTATGCCAAGGCCAGTTGGGCATGGGGCCTTATTCTACTCGCCAAGTGCGCGATCCTCTTCCCCTTGTACTGGTGGTCCGACACCAGCCAGCTGGGTTGGGTCATGATCGCCCTCAAGATCCCGCCGTTTTTGCTGGCACTCTGGCTGACCTGGATCTTCCTGACAAAGGCACCGGCGCCCATCGACGTACTCGCCGAAATGGAGCCCGAGACAAGGCCTGCGGGCGAGCGCAACGCCCTGATGGCGACCAGAAGCGGCAAGACAGCCGGAGGACGCCATCGTCGAGAGGTGTAA
- a CDS encoding chaplin: protein MTTTAALACAIALGQATTAHADPNPTAVAANNSGLLSGNNIQVPIQVPVNLCGNSINVLALLNPASGSECHNS from the coding sequence ATGACCACCACAGCCGCGCTGGCCTGCGCCATCGCTCTTGGCCAAGCAACCACTGCTCACGCCGATCCCAACCCCACCGCCGTCGCGGCCAATAATTCAGGCTTGCTCTCCGGCAACAACATCCAGGTGCCGATCCAGGTGCCGGTAAACCTCTGCGGCAACAGCATCAATGTCCTCGCTCTGTTAAACCCCGCGTCAGGAAGCGAGTGCCACAACAGCTGA
- a CDS encoding ISAs1 family transposase, with product MVLAQRQVASKSNEIPSFAPLLDGLELENTVVTADALHTQHDHGAYLTSRGAHYVAVVKKNHPGLYTQIRKLPWRDIPLGHSTRDHAHHRDEIRRLKAAAFSHLDYPGARQAIQVVRWRRDLSTGKLTIERVYLITSLSVFDATCTELATWIRGHWGIENLLHHVRDRTFREDDSKVRTGTLPRAMASLRNLAISTFRQDGQTNIAAALRHTSRDYHRPLRTLGLT from the coding sequence GTGGTCCTGGCCCAGCGGCAGGTCGCTTCCAAGAGCAACGAGATTCCCTCCTTCGCGCCGTTGCTGGACGGTCTCGAGCTGGAGAACACGGTGGTGACCGCCGACGCTCTGCACACCCAGCACGACCACGGGGCCTATCTGACCAGTCGCGGCGCGCACTACGTGGCCGTCGTGAAGAAGAACCATCCCGGCCTGTACACCCAGATCAGGAAGCTGCCCTGGCGGGACATCCCGCTCGGGCACAGCACTCGCGACCACGCCCACCACCGCGACGAGATCCGCCGGCTCAAAGCGGCCGCATTCAGCCACCTCGACTACCCCGGCGCCCGCCAGGCGATCCAAGTCGTCCGGTGGCGACGCGACTTGAGCACCGGGAAACTGACCATCGAGCGCGTCTACCTGATCACCAGCCTGAGCGTCTTCGACGCCACCTGCACCGAGCTCGCCACATGGATCAGAGGCCACTGGGGCATCGAGAACCTCCTGCACCACGTCCGGGACCGCACGTTCCGAGAGGACGACTCCAAGGTCCGCACCGGCACCCTGCCCCGCGCCATGGCCTCCCTGCGCAACCTCGCCATCAGCACCTTCCGCCAGGACGGCCAGACGAACATCGCCGCCGCCCTCCGCCACACCAGCCGCGACTACCACCGGCCCCTACGAACCCTCGGTCTCACATGA
- a CDS encoding acyltransferase family protein translates to MLTVATEPNRAKTQSEQRDAFFDNAKYLAVVLVAIGHFWEPLKSDSRILQAAYDVVYTFHMPAFLVISGYFSRSFDLSPRRLMGLITGVAIPYVVFETAYSLFERYFGDNPDQAISLCDPIYLTWFLCALFVWRLTTPIWQLMRWPVPVALVIAMLATASPTIGNDLDMQRLLQFMPCFVLGLSLKPKHFRLMRRRSMRVIAVPVFATALCFGWWAAPRMNTAWFYRRDSAPELGAPWWAGPVMTLAMFGCAMLLTACFLSWVPGRKTWFTALGSGTLYGYLLHGFPRKAGEYWGWFEAKWLHGPLGGFLMTLLAVLAVTLLCTRSVQRAFQFATVPDMEWAFKKSGKSSISQPRTVAADRLPSTKALEHRNR, encoded by the coding sequence GTGCTTACTGTTGCAACGGAGCCCAATCGGGCAAAGACTCAGTCCGAACAGCGTGACGCATTCTTCGACAATGCGAAGTACCTAGCGGTCGTGCTGGTGGCCATTGGACATTTCTGGGAACCACTGAAGAGTGACAGCCGAATCCTCCAGGCTGCGTACGATGTCGTATACACCTTCCACATGCCGGCGTTCCTCGTCATCTCCGGGTACTTCTCGCGCAGCTTCGACCTCAGCCCCCGCCGACTCATGGGACTGATCACGGGCGTCGCCATTCCGTATGTAGTCTTCGAGACCGCCTACTCACTCTTCGAGCGCTATTTTGGCGATAACCCGGACCAAGCCATCAGCTTATGTGACCCCATCTACTTGACCTGGTTCTTGTGCGCGCTCTTCGTATGGCGCCTCACTACGCCCATCTGGCAGCTCATGCGATGGCCTGTGCCGGTCGCGCTCGTCATTGCCATGTTGGCGACTGCCTCACCGACCATCGGCAACGACTTGGACATGCAGCGTCTCTTACAGTTCATGCCCTGCTTCGTGCTGGGCTTGTCCTTGAAACCCAAACACTTTCGACTCATGCGTCGACGCTCCATGCGGGTCATCGCGGTACCGGTGTTTGCCACAGCGCTTTGCTTCGGCTGGTGGGCAGCACCGCGGATGAACACCGCGTGGTTCTACCGTCGCGACTCCGCGCCAGAGCTCGGGGCACCCTGGTGGGCCGGTCCAGTAATGACCCTAGCCATGTTCGGGTGCGCAATGCTTCTGACCGCATGCTTCCTCTCGTGGGTACCAGGTCGAAAGACCTGGTTCACAGCCCTCGGATCCGGCACACTATACGGCTACCTGCTCCATGGCTTCCCGCGAAAAGCCGGGGAGTACTGGGGGTGGTTCGAGGCGAAATGGCTGCATGGTCCACTCGGTGGATTCCTGATGACCTTGCTGGCGGTCCTTGCCGTCACCCTGCTGTGCACGCGATCCGTGCAGCGTGCGTTCCAGTTCGCCACGGTGCCCGATATGGAATGGGCATTCAAGAAGAGCGGAAAGAGCAGTATTTCGCAGCCGCGCACAGTGGCGGCCGATCGTCTGCCCAGTACCAAGGCGCTTGAACATCGCAATCGCTGA
- a CDS encoding LCP family protein, which produces MTQAERSRRRVGRWITLSFVLLMLAVSGVGYWLYTDLSGKIKGINLDKAIGDERPAKVPSAGQNVLVLGSDSRSGVNSSLGTGRTAGARSDTALLIHISEGRRHAVAVSIPRDTLVTRPVCKAKDGSSLPAARRVMFNSVYSLAGSACVVKTVEQMSGVRMDHFVELDFAGFKGVVDAIGGVTVTVERDIHDKSSGLDLEAGTHKLNGTQSLQFVRTRHSIGDGSDLGRIGLQQQFLIALLGEIKKQELLGSPAKAYRIADRLTASLTTDSGLASLTKLAEFGRSINGVDPSTMETIMLPVRYDAQDPNRVVPAQPQVSRLWQALRTDQKIPESAKKSPAVGGLAPKT; this is translated from the coding sequence ATGACGCAGGCTGAACGTTCACGGCGGCGCGTGGGGCGCTGGATCACGCTGAGTTTCGTCCTGCTCATGCTGGCCGTAAGCGGTGTCGGCTACTGGCTCTACACCGACCTCAGCGGCAAGATCAAGGGGATCAACCTCGACAAGGCGATCGGGGACGAACGGCCCGCGAAAGTGCCCAGCGCCGGACAGAACGTCCTGGTTCTCGGCTCTGATTCGCGATCCGGTGTCAACTCTTCGCTCGGCACAGGCAGGACCGCCGGGGCGCGCTCCGACACGGCGCTGTTGATCCATATCTCCGAGGGCCGCCGCCATGCCGTCGCCGTCAGCATTCCGCGCGACACGCTCGTGACCCGACCGGTGTGCAAAGCGAAGGATGGCTCCTCGCTTCCCGCGGCGAGGCGCGTCATGTTCAACTCCGTCTACTCGCTGGCCGGCTCGGCCTGTGTTGTCAAAACTGTGGAGCAGATGTCGGGTGTGAGGATGGATCACTTCGTGGAGCTCGACTTCGCGGGCTTCAAAGGAGTGGTGGACGCGATAGGAGGGGTGACCGTGACTGTTGAACGAGACATACATGACAAGTCCAGCGGTCTGGATCTTGAGGCGGGCACTCACAAGCTCAACGGCACTCAGTCTCTGCAGTTTGTCCGGACCCGACACAGCATCGGCGACGGCAGTGACCTCGGACGCATTGGGCTACAGCAGCAGTTCCTCATTGCCCTGTTGGGTGAGATCAAGAAGCAGGAGCTGCTGGGCAGCCCCGCTAAGGCATACCGGATCGCCGACCGTCTGACTGCCTCGCTCACCACAGACTCTGGTCTCGCGTCCTTGACCAAGCTCGCCGAGTTCGGCCGCAGCATAAACGGCGTCGACCCTTCCACAATGGAGACGATCATGCTGCCTGTGCGGTACGACGCTCAGGACCCGAACCGGGTCGTGCCTGCCCAGCCCCAAGTCAGCCGGCTATGGCAGGCATTACGCACGGACCAGAAGATCCCCGAGTCGGCGAAGAAGTCGCCCGCCGTTGGGGGGCTCGCCCCCAAGACCTAG
- a CDS encoding DUF4011 domain-containing protein, producing the protein MSSDSAAHSDLGVDRLQTILDTWRNSLLDLSGRNRLLNFRHTRTATLEIMAPDSSTVLAGLTRGWSFATIGESGGKGEGDGAAARSRTSSGYESASAAEGFGRGGGLVTHKDTQAELEASLYRLRQKSGQMYNDYGLWVLWLGVGMLDWREEGAKEKGSAPLLLVPVELRRDGQRHTRLHLAEGQDRIHNPALTVKLERLGVDWSAVLDCDVADPGAVFAAAREVAQAQDDWTVNARVVLGLFTSHKEALCQDLQQNKERILTHPLVRAIGLGPDAGLPEDLLDVEPPEVDRIDEIQLPERTPLVLDADSSQRRCIAAALDGRSFVMSGPPGTGKSQTITNMIAALMHAGRSVLFVSEKAAALDVVRNRLGSVGLGEFVLALHSGDTSRKAVATELARALTIQVRGTVAAEHELDRARRLREELSGYAVAMNEIREPLGRTLHDVLGRLVLLERAQTPQLYLGAESTDMVRGLGAGDLQTLMQAVCTISRAWRPAAEGEAFVWRGLEGRSALAVVLAEAADALADLRTTAEQCPFAATMPEPRTVHDVRQIVRTLEANLPEVDPASPGLTGDGRADDLSGSLARLAELFGLPKPETAQAAFRLLELADLTSATKRPLARWFDEEGLREAQRAAQELGDALVVCAGARAAVEDVFDDQVLEAEDLPDLAERFSEQHRGLFVRLSGQFRQDRAAVAALTRIGAWDKTLPRRLNDALAWRNSAAEVARLTVRHAQTLGEYLPYGEADLPSLEAALATADRIAELTQEATDRRLLPVRLADGAEPDPLPGLLASSVRAALADWCRAATRRADRWSDSAAELAGLFVEPRQAQLSVVLLGTFDQAQQAVDELRADPHGPEEWRAYRSGLDVLTRAGVDELVRRAAERSVPAEQLPGVMEQALLKCWADDILATDTRLAMTRSADLNARVSEFQDADRRLVATASGAVIEAHYQRRPHRFGSGPALAIKHQAELKQGHLPVRELLDQAREVVQLIKPCFMMSPLTVSQLLPADYHFDVVIFDEASQVRPADAINCVYRADSLIVTGDDRQLPPSSFFDSALEDVAKDADSDSFESLLHACKAGALRELSLGWHYRSRHEDLITFSNRSFYDSAMLTFPAAMDFGDAVGVAFFHTQGVYDRGGRRDNRMEAEFVARRVIHHFDTRPERSLGVVALSQAQAAAIDQAVQQARLLRPDLDHCFTEDRLHGFFVKNLESVQGDERDVMIMSIGYGPDEHGNMTTNFGPISKEGGWRRLNVAITRARFRMEVVASFRGRDLADSRNENIQHLKRYLEYAENGPTDLVPDANQADLRSDGPFEESVLQVLRDWGYQVQPRVGTAGHRVDIGVRHPEFPGTYVLGIQCDGATYYSCNSARDRDRLREEVLAGLGWQLHRIWGSDWYRGGPAAALQLREAIELAVARAPISHVGPANPTTSLVAEDMAEGARDIDVGGRLANTLASSVPAKPGARDADEGNDTHRM; encoded by the coding sequence GTGAGCAGTGATTCCGCGGCTCACAGTGACCTGGGCGTCGACCGGCTCCAGACCATCCTGGATACTTGGCGCAATTCCCTGCTCGACCTCAGTGGGCGCAACCGGCTGCTGAATTTCCGCCATACGAGGACCGCCACCCTTGAGATCATGGCGCCCGATTCCTCCACTGTACTGGCCGGGCTCACCCGTGGTTGGAGCTTCGCGACCATAGGGGAGAGCGGTGGCAAGGGAGAGGGAGACGGTGCGGCTGCACGCAGCCGAACGTCCTCCGGCTATGAATCCGCCTCCGCAGCCGAGGGGTTCGGGCGCGGGGGCGGTCTGGTGACACACAAGGACACGCAAGCAGAGCTGGAAGCCTCGCTGTACCGGCTGCGGCAGAAGTCGGGCCAGATGTACAACGACTACGGCCTATGGGTGCTCTGGCTCGGTGTCGGCATGCTGGACTGGCGGGAGGAGGGTGCAAAAGAGAAGGGTTCCGCCCCTTTGCTGCTCGTGCCCGTGGAGCTTCGGCGGGACGGCCAACGGCATACGCGTCTGCATTTGGCCGAGGGCCAGGATCGCATCCATAACCCTGCACTGACTGTCAAGCTGGAACGGCTGGGCGTCGACTGGAGTGCGGTTCTTGACTGTGACGTGGCTGACCCAGGTGCCGTTTTCGCCGCCGCCCGGGAAGTTGCACAGGCGCAGGACGACTGGACCGTGAACGCGCGTGTCGTGCTCGGTCTCTTCACCTCGCACAAGGAAGCACTGTGCCAAGACCTCCAACAGAACAAAGAACGCATCCTCACTCATCCGCTTGTCCGGGCCATCGGCCTCGGACCGGATGCGGGGCTGCCGGAGGATCTGCTCGACGTCGAGCCGCCCGAGGTCGATCGCATTGACGAGATTCAGCTGCCAGAACGGACCCCGCTCGTGCTGGACGCGGACTCCTCGCAGCGGCGGTGCATTGCGGCCGCGCTGGATGGTCGTTCCTTTGTGATGAGCGGACCACCTGGAACAGGCAAAAGCCAGACGATCACCAACATGATTGCTGCACTCATGCACGCCGGCCGTTCCGTCTTGTTCGTGAGTGAAAAGGCCGCGGCACTCGACGTGGTCCGCAACAGGCTGGGGAGTGTTGGCCTCGGGGAGTTCGTGCTGGCCCTGCACAGTGGCGACACCAGCAGGAAGGCCGTAGCGACGGAGCTCGCCCGGGCGTTGACCATCCAAGTGCGGGGCACCGTCGCGGCTGAGCATGAACTGGACCGTGCTCGTCGGCTGCGCGAGGAACTGTCCGGCTATGCCGTGGCGATGAACGAGATCCGTGAGCCGCTCGGTCGTACCCTGCACGATGTTCTGGGCCGGCTGGTCCTATTGGAGCGGGCGCAGACTCCACAGCTGTACCTCGGGGCCGAGAGCACCGACATGGTTCGGGGACTCGGCGCGGGGGATCTTCAGACGCTTATGCAGGCTGTCTGCACCATCAGCCGCGCCTGGCGCCCGGCAGCGGAAGGAGAGGCCTTCGTCTGGCGCGGACTTGAAGGCCGCTCCGCTCTCGCGGTCGTCCTCGCGGAGGCCGCTGACGCGCTTGCGGACCTGCGCACGACGGCCGAGCAGTGCCCATTTGCCGCTACGATGCCCGAACCGCGCACCGTGCATGATGTGCGGCAGATAGTACGAACTCTGGAAGCGAACCTGCCTGAAGTGGACCCGGCCAGCCCTGGCTTGACCGGCGACGGCAGGGCGGACGACCTCTCCGGAAGCCTCGCCCGGCTGGCAGAGCTGTTCGGACTGCCCAAGCCGGAAACCGCGCAGGCCGCGTTCAGGCTGCTGGAACTCGCCGATCTCACCTCTGCGACGAAGCGGCCACTTGCGCGTTGGTTCGACGAAGAAGGGCTTCGCGAAGCACAGCGTGCCGCTCAGGAGTTAGGGGATGCCCTCGTTGTCTGCGCAGGTGCCCGTGCAGCCGTCGAGGATGTTTTCGATGATCAGGTACTGGAAGCAGAAGATCTGCCTGACTTGGCCGAAAGATTCAGTGAACAGCACCGGGGCTTGTTCGTGCGACTATCCGGGCAGTTCCGGCAGGACCGTGCGGCGGTGGCCGCGCTCACACGCATCGGCGCCTGGGACAAGACTCTCCCTCGGCGCCTGAACGACGCACTCGCCTGGCGCAACAGTGCGGCAGAGGTGGCCCGCCTGACCGTTCGCCATGCGCAGACCCTGGGCGAGTACCTTCCTTACGGCGAGGCTGATCTACCCTCCCTGGAGGCGGCGCTGGCCACGGCGGATCGCATCGCCGAACTAACTCAAGAGGCCACTGATCGTCGCCTCCTCCCCGTTCGCCTGGCTGATGGTGCCGAGCCCGACCCGCTCCCGGGCCTCCTGGCGAGCAGCGTCCGTGCGGCGCTGGCCGACTGGTGCCGCGCTGCGACCAGGCGTGCCGATCGCTGGTCGGATTCCGCGGCCGAGCTGGCTGGCCTCTTCGTGGAACCCCGTCAAGCTCAGCTGTCTGTTGTGCTGCTCGGAACCTTCGATCAGGCCCAGCAGGCAGTCGATGAACTCCGTGCCGATCCCCACGGCCCGGAGGAATGGCGGGCATATCGTTCGGGGCTCGACGTTCTGACCCGTGCCGGTGTCGATGAACTCGTGCGGCGTGCCGCAGAGAGAAGTGTCCCCGCAGAGCAGTTGCCCGGGGTCATGGAACAGGCCCTGCTGAAATGCTGGGCAGACGACATCCTGGCCACGGACACCCGCCTCGCCATGACGCGTTCAGCGGACCTGAATGCCCGCGTAAGCGAGTTTCAGGACGCCGATCGGCGACTGGTTGCAACTGCGAGCGGAGCCGTGATCGAGGCACACTACCAGCGCCGACCGCACCGTTTCGGCAGCGGACCGGCTTTGGCGATCAAACATCAGGCCGAACTGAAGCAGGGCCATCTGCCGGTGCGAGAACTGCTCGACCAAGCACGCGAGGTCGTCCAGCTCATCAAACCATGCTTCATGATGAGCCCACTGACAGTAAGCCAGCTGTTGCCTGCTGATTACCACTTCGACGTGGTTATCTTCGACGAGGCCTCACAGGTGCGTCCGGCCGACGCCATCAACTGCGTATATCGAGCAGATTCACTGATCGTCACTGGCGACGATAGGCAGCTGCCGCCCAGTTCGTTCTTCGATTCGGCACTCGAGGATGTCGCCAAGGATGCCGACTCCGACTCGTTCGAGTCCTTGCTGCATGCCTGCAAAGCAGGCGCCTTGCGAGAGCTTTCCCTGGGCTGGCACTACCGCAGCCGTCACGAGGACCTGATCACGTTCAGCAACAGATCCTTTTACGACAGTGCCATGCTGACCTTCCCGGCGGCCATGGACTTCGGTGACGCCGTCGGTGTCGCGTTCTTCCACACACAGGGCGTGTACGACCGGGGCGGTCGGCGCGACAACCGGATGGAGGCGGAGTTCGTCGCGCGTCGAGTCATCCACCACTTTGACACCCGCCCTGAACGGAGCCTGGGTGTCGTCGCCCTTTCCCAGGCCCAAGCGGCAGCCATCGACCAGGCGGTCCAGCAGGCTCGACTGCTTCGCCCAGATCTGGACCACTGCTTCACCGAAGACCGCCTCCACGGGTTCTTCGTCAAGAACCTGGAATCTGTCCAGGGCGACGAGCGTGACGTTATGATCATGTCGATCGGATACGGACCTGACGAACATGGCAACATGACCACGAACTTCGGGCCCATCAGTAAAGAGGGAGGCTGGCGGCGTCTGAACGTCGCCATTACTCGGGCGCGTTTCCGGATGGAGGTCGTAGCCTCATTCCGAGGCAGAGATCTTGCCGACAGTCGGAACGAAAACATCCAGCACCTCAAACGATATCTGGAATATGCCGAGAACGGCCCAACCGATCTGGTGCCGGACGCCAACCAGGCCGACCTCCGGTCGGATGGCCCATTCGAGGAATCGGTCCTGCAGGTACTGCGGGACTGGGGCTACCAAGTGCAGCCGCGGGTCGGTACAGCCGGACATCGCGTCGACATCGGCGTCCGCCATCCAGAGTTCCCGGGGACCTACGTTCTCGGTATCCAGTGCGATGGAGCGACGTATTACTCATGCAATTCAGCCCGAGACCGCGATCGGCTACGAGAGGAGGTGCTCGCCGGGCTGGGCTGGCAGTTGCACCGGATCTGGGGGAGCGACTGGTACCGCGGCGGCCCTGCTGCCGCTCTGCAACTGCGGGAGGCAATCGAGTTGGCGGTCGCGCGGGCACCGATCTCGCACGTTGGTCCGGCCAACCCGACCACGAGCCTGGTCGCGGAGGACATGGCGGAAGGCGCACGGGACATAGATGTAGGGGGTCGGCTCGCCAACACATTGGCCTCTTCCGTTCCTGCGAAACCAGGGGCGCGAGACGCCGACGAGGGCAATGACACCCACCGGATGTGA
- a CDS encoding GNAT family N-acetyltransferase codes for MRTQDGAHDFDHPSLTTPILHTARLRLRPFTDTDVDPLFALHSSAYVLRYWDSPPWNERARADRFVATCRKMADEGTGVRVAIDRVSDGAFVGWCGLPGWNPDYRSASLGYCLADAMWGRGYATEAAHAVLKWAFDTLDLNRVRAETDTRNVASARVLEKVGFVRDGTLREGCVVNGEVSDSWVFGLIRREWRPSTMPIPAR; via the coding sequence ATGAGGACGCAAGATGGTGCGCATGACTTTGACCACCCCTCTTTGACCACCCCTATACTGCACACTGCTCGCCTGCGACTGCGCCCCTTCACCGACACCGACGTGGATCCCCTCTTCGCACTGCACAGCAGCGCCTACGTGCTGCGCTACTGGGACTCCCCACCGTGGAACGAGCGAGCTCGGGCCGACCGTTTCGTCGCGACATGCCGAAAGATGGCGGACGAAGGCACCGGGGTGCGGGTGGCCATCGACCGTGTTTCTGACGGGGCCTTCGTCGGCTGGTGCGGTCTGCCCGGATGGAACCCGGACTACCGCAGCGCGTCGTTGGGCTACTGTCTCGCCGATGCGATGTGGGGCCGCGGCTACGCGACGGAAGCCGCGCACGCCGTGCTGAAGTGGGCATTCGACACACTGGACCTGAATCGAGTTCGGGCTGAGACCGATACACGCAACGTGGCATCTGCTCGGGTGCTGGAGAAGGTCGGATTCGTGCGGGACGGGACACTGCGGGAAGGCTGCGTCGTGAACGGTGAGGTATCCGACTCGTGGGTATTCGGGTTGATCAGGCGAGAGTGGCGGCCGTCGACCATGCCGATCCCAGCCCGCTGA